In one window of Gossypium arboreum isolate Shixiya-1 chromosome 4, ASM2569848v2, whole genome shotgun sequence DNA:
- the LOC108458729 gene encoding uncharacterized protein LOC108458729 produces the protein MEKGFLDRVEDNAAVRVWSERTQQEKRDSLTEGYESELWDFTRINVTQNDLQELRDIWNSWNGEAKQLFYCNYSDLPYLLDVKVDKYLFRALAQFWNPAYSCFTFRGVDLVPTVEEYMALLNCSKIQADRAYSRPVNVSPFLKKLMNITGMSEQWVAARIKQKEDSKCIPWKNLRDLILAHPDSKKRADVFALSLYGLIIFPKALGHIDEAVSDLFDRLDKGTTPVPAILAETFRSLIACRRAGEGRFIGCVQLLLAWFHSYFWKVEKVSYRVFSKDYSPLRELVAISRRDDISEEKWIIILQNLRAEDAEWRTPWLIPDEILYRYSDFDWVPLAGIWGAVGYAPLMVLRQYRSRQFVPVTRGLA, from the coding sequence ATggaaaaaggatttcttgatagagtggaggataatgcggcAGTCCGAGTGTGGTCCGAGAGAACGCAACAAGAGAAAAGAGATAGTTTGACTGAGGGATATGAGTCGgagttgtgggatttcactcgcatTAATGTAACTCAGAACGACCTACAAGAGTTAAGGGATATATGGAATAGTTGGAATGGCGAAGCCAAACAACTCTTTTACTGTAACTACAGCGACCTACCCTATTTGCTCGATGTAAAGGTGGACAAGTACTTGTTCCGGGCCCTCGCACAATTTTGGAACCccgcttacagttgcttcactttcagAGGAGTTGATTTAGTACCTACGGTGGAGGAATACATGGCGTTACTTAATTGCTCGAAGATTCAGGCCGATAGGGCCTATTCAAGACCTGTCAACGTCTCTCCCTTTTTGAAAAAATTGATGAATatcacggggatgagcgagcaatggGTTGCAGCTCGCATCAAGCAAAAAGAGGATAGTAAGTGTATTCCTTGGAAGAATTTGAGGGACTTGATTCTTGCGCACCCGGATTCGAAGAAAAGGGctgatgtttttgccttaagtctctacggtttgatcatctttcCTAAGGCGCTAGGACACATAGATGAAGCTGTCTCggatttattcgatcgacttgATAAAGGTACCACACCCGTCCCGGCAATCTTAGCAGAAACTTTTCGATCCTTGATTGCATGCCGGAGAGCGGGCGAGGGAAGATTTATTGGTTGCGTACAGCTTCTTTTGGCTTGGTTCCACAGTTATTTTTGGAAGGTGGAGAAGGTCTCCTATCGGGTATTCTCTAAGGATTATTCCCCATTGAGAGAATTAGTGGCCATATCGAGGCGAGACGACATTTCAGAAGAGAAATGGATAATTATTCTCCAAAATTTACGGGCCGAAGACGCTGAATGGAGGACTCCGTGGTTGATTCCTGACGAGATCTTATATAGATACAGTGATTTTGACTGGGTCCCTTTAGCTGGAATATGGGGAGCCGTTGGATACGCTCCACTGATGGTGTTAAGGCAATACCGATCAAGGCAGTTTGTACCGGTGACACGAGGGTTGGCATAA